Proteins encoded in a region of the Brevundimonas vesicularis genome:
- the secF gene encoding protein translocase subunit SecF: protein MAMRGWPLIKLLPQKTNFHFVKYARFAGVLSVILCVAAIVSCFYPGLNMGIDFRGGASMEVSKPAGQTIELDRVREAVNGLNLGDVQVQGIARRDTNVDDGSTAILRFQVPEGRDQTQVVNQVEGAISGAVGQVNYSGVSVVGSKVSGELFTSGLLALGVAIGLMFLYIWFRFEPQFGFGAVVGLLHDVILTFGLIVLFKLEFSLNMVAAVLTVIGYSMNDTVVVFDRLRENLRKYKTMPLRDVIDLSLNETLSRTIITGVTAVMVLAALAIFGGEALFGFSIALMFGIIIGTYSSIYVGAPIILLWGVKRGALADDAKPVKLGMASRP from the coding sequence ATGGCGATGCGTGGATGGCCCCTCATCAAACTGCTGCCGCAGAAGACGAACTTCCACTTCGTCAAATATGCGCGCTTCGCCGGCGTCCTGTCGGTGATCCTGTGCGTCGCGGCGATCGTCTCCTGCTTCTATCCCGGCCTGAACATGGGCATCGATTTCCGGGGCGGCGCCTCGATGGAGGTGTCCAAGCCGGCGGGCCAGACGATCGAGCTGGATCGAGTCCGCGAGGCCGTGAACGGCCTGAACCTGGGCGACGTCCAAGTCCAGGGCATCGCGCGCCGCGACACCAATGTCGATGACGGCTCAACCGCCATTCTTCGCTTCCAGGTGCCGGAAGGCCGCGATCAGACCCAGGTCGTCAACCAGGTCGAGGGCGCCATCAGCGGCGCAGTCGGTCAGGTCAACTACTCGGGCGTCAGCGTCGTCGGCTCCAAGGTGTCGGGCGAGCTGTTCACCTCCGGCCTCTTGGCTCTGGGCGTCGCGATCGGCCTGATGTTCCTCTACATCTGGTTCCGCTTCGAACCGCAGTTCGGCTTCGGCGCCGTGGTCGGCCTGCTGCACGACGTGATCCTGACGTTTGGGCTGATCGTGCTGTTCAAGCTGGAGTTCAGCCTGAACATGGTCGCCGCCGTCCTGACCGTCATCGGCTATTCGATGAACGACACCGTCGTCGTGTTCGACCGCCTTCGCGAGAACCTGCGCAAGTACAAGACCATGCCGCTGCGCGACGTGATCGACCTGTCGCTGAACGAGACCCTGTCGCGGACCATCATCACCGGCGTGACCGCCGTCATGGTGCTGGCGGCCCTGGCCATCTTCGGCGGCGAGGCCCTGTTCGGCTTCTCCATCGCTCTGATGTTCGGCATCATCATCGGCACCTATTCGTCGATCTATGTCGGCGCGCCGATCATCCTTCTGTGGGGCGTCAAGCGCGGCGCCCTGGCCGACGACGCCAAGCCGGTGAAGCTGGGCATGGCCAGCCGGCCGTAG
- a CDS encoding pyridoxal phosphate-dependent aminotransferase encodes MSSLQSSALARVAPSATIAVTAQARKLKAEGRDVIGLGAGEPDFDTPENIKQAAIDAISRGETKYTDADGMPELKAAIVAKFKRENDLDYTAANIHVAPGGKPVIFNALVATLNPGDEVIVPAPYWVSYPDMVLLAGGEPVTVIGEEKDGFKLLPVVLEAAITPRTKWLILNSPSNPSGAAYTRAELEALAEVLRRHPHVWVLTDDMYEHLVYGDFEYTTIAQVAPDLIDRTLTVNGVSKAYAMTGWRIGYAGGPKPLIDLMRKVASQTTSNPSSISQWAAVEALNGPQDFIPERKAAFEKRRNLVVSMLNQAAGVTCATPEGAFYVYPSIAGLIGKTTETGVVIDGDSTFAAELLNAEGVAVVQGEAFGLSPYFRISYATSDAVLEEACTRIQRFTASLR; translated from the coding sequence ATGTCCAGCCTGCAATCTTCCGCCCTCGCCCGCGTAGCGCCCTCGGCCACCATCGCCGTCACCGCGCAGGCCCGGAAGCTGAAAGCCGAAGGCCGAGACGTGATCGGCCTGGGCGCCGGCGAGCCGGACTTCGATACGCCTGAAAACATCAAACAGGCCGCGATCGACGCGATCAGCCGCGGCGAGACCAAATACACCGATGCGGACGGCATGCCCGAGCTGAAGGCGGCCATCGTGGCCAAGTTCAAGCGCGAGAACGATCTCGACTATACGGCGGCCAACATCCACGTCGCGCCGGGCGGCAAGCCCGTCATCTTCAACGCCCTGGTCGCGACGCTGAACCCCGGCGACGAAGTCATCGTGCCCGCCCCCTACTGGGTCAGCTATCCCGACATGGTGCTGCTGGCCGGCGGCGAGCCCGTCACTGTGATCGGCGAGGAGAAGGACGGCTTCAAGCTGCTGCCGGTCGTACTGGAAGCCGCGATCACGCCCCGCACCAAGTGGCTGATCCTGAACAGCCCGTCCAACCCCAGCGGCGCCGCCTATACGCGCGCCGAACTGGAAGCCCTGGCCGAGGTCCTACGTCGTCACCCCCACGTGTGGGTGCTGACAGACGACATGTACGAGCACCTCGTCTACGGCGACTTCGAATACACCACCATCGCCCAGGTGGCGCCGGACCTGATCGACCGCACCCTGACGGTCAACGGCGTGTCCAAGGCCTATGCAATGACCGGCTGGCGCATCGGCTACGCTGGCGGCCCCAAGCCGCTGATCGACCTGATGCGCAAGGTGGCCAGCCAGACCACGTCCAACCCGTCCAGCATCAGCCAGTGGGCGGCCGTCGAGGCGCTGAACGGCCCGCAGGACTTCATCCCCGAGCGCAAGGCCGCCTTTGAAAAGCGCCGCAATCTGGTCGTGTCGATGCTCAACCAAGCGGCTGGCGTCACATGCGCCACGCCCGAGGGCGCCTTCTACGTCTATCCGTCCATCGCTGGACTGATCGGCAAGACGACGGAAACGGGCGTGGTCATCGACGGCGACTCCACCTTCGCCGCCGAACTGCTGAACGCCGAGGGCGTCGCCGTCGTCCAGGGCGAGGCTTTCGGCCTGAGCCCCTATTTCCGCATCAGCTACGCCACCTCGGACGCCGTGCTGGAAGAAGCCTGCACCCGCATCCAGCGCTTTACGGCCTCGCTGCGCTGA
- the secD gene encoding protein translocase subunit SecD, with amino-acid sequence MIQLSRWKVILVVVAAVLGCLLAFPNLLSDQQREALPGFMPKNKLNLGLDLQGGSYLLLEVDVPAMREKRVTNLIEDVRVTLNGAGVATNGFQREAGGVVVTLANPAQGDAAFKALQQLGGQVGPGGQAERTATRLGDNRIRFAYTDAALNGMGATAVDQSIEVVRRRIDSLGTREPSITRQGADRIVVQAPGESDPSKLEEVIGQTAQLTFQMVDVENSVQDALAGRVPPDSELLQGEDGTPYLVKKRVLVSGENLTRAGVGSDQSGRPAIDFRFDGAGARRFGEATAANLQKPFAIILDGKVISAPTIQSAITSGSGQITGNFSIQEAATLVNLLNGGALPAPLNVEERRTVTAELGADAVAAGALSTAVGFAIIVLFMILAYGLLFGGVSVVGLVLNGVLIVAAMSLTQATLTLPGIAGLILTFAVAVDANVLIYERMRDEARAGRSVIASMDAGFNKAMGTIIDANLTTLVAAGIMFVFGEGPVRGFAWTLTIGVFTSVFSSVLVAQVLLGYWLKTAKPKKLPIAE; translated from the coding sequence ATGATTCAGCTGTCGCGCTGGAAAGTCATTCTCGTCGTCGTCGCGGCCGTTCTCGGCTGTCTGCTGGCGTTCCCGAACCTGTTGTCGGATCAGCAGCGTGAGGCGCTGCCTGGCTTCATGCCCAAGAACAAGCTGAACCTGGGGCTGGACCTTCAGGGCGGTTCGTATCTGCTGCTGGAAGTCGATGTGCCGGCGATGCGCGAAAAGCGCGTCACCAACCTGATCGAAGACGTTCGGGTCACGCTGAACGGCGCCGGCGTCGCCACCAACGGCTTCCAGCGTGAAGCCGGCGGCGTGGTCGTCACCCTGGCCAATCCGGCCCAGGGCGATGCCGCGTTCAAGGCGCTGCAACAATTGGGCGGTCAGGTCGGACCGGGCGGCCAGGCCGAACGCACCGCGACTCGCCTGGGCGACAACCGCATCCGCTTCGCCTATACCGACGCCGCGCTGAACGGCATGGGCGCGACGGCCGTCGACCAGTCGATCGAGGTGGTGCGCCGCCGGATCGACAGCCTGGGCACGCGCGAACCCTCCATCACTCGTCAGGGCGCCGACCGGATCGTGGTTCAGGCGCCGGGCGAGAGCGATCCGAGCAAGCTGGAAGAAGTGATCGGCCAGACGGCGCAGCTGACCTTCCAGATGGTCGATGTCGAGAACTCGGTTCAGGACGCGCTGGCCGGCCGTGTGCCGCCCGATTCCGAACTGCTGCAAGGCGAGGACGGCACGCCCTATCTGGTCAAGAAGCGCGTGCTGGTGTCGGGCGAGAACCTGACCCGCGCCGGCGTCGGTTCGGACCAGAGCGGCCGTCCGGCCATCGACTTCCGCTTCGACGGCGCCGGCGCCCGCCGGTTCGGCGAAGCCACTGCCGCCAACCTGCAAAAGCCCTTCGCCATCATTCTGGACGGCAAGGTCATCTCGGCCCCGACGATCCAGAGCGCGATCACCTCGGGCTCGGGTCAGATCACAGGCAACTTCTCGATCCAGGAAGCGGCGACGCTGGTGAACCTGCTGAACGGGGGCGCCCTGCCGGCGCCGCTGAATGTCGAGGAGCGCCGCACCGTGACGGCTGAACTGGGTGCGGACGCGGTGGCGGCCGGCGCCCTGTCGACCGCCGTCGGCTTCGCCATCATCGTGCTGTTCATGATCCTGGCCTACGGTCTGCTGTTCGGTGGCGTGTCGGTGGTCGGCCTGGTGCTGAACGGCGTGCTGATCGTGGCGGCCATGTCGTTGACCCAGGCGACGCTGACCTTGCCCGGTATCGCCGGTCTGATCCTGACCTTCGCAGTCGCGGTGGACGCCAACGTGCTGATCTATGAGCGGATGCGTGACGAGGCCCGGGCGGGCCGCAGCGTCATCGCCTCGATGGACGCCGGCTTCAACAAGGCCATGGGCACGATCATCGATGCCAACCTGACCACCCTGGTCGCGGCGGGCATCATGTTCGTGTTCGGCGAAGGCCCGGTTCGCGGGTTCGCCTGGACCCTGACCATCGGTGTGTTCACCTCGGTCTTCTCGTCGGTCCTGGTCGCCCAGGTCCTGCTCGGCTACTGGCTCAAGACGGCCAAGCCCAAAAAACTGCCGATCGCGGAGTGA
- a CDS encoding patatin-like phospholipase family protein has product MATLRPDTLATSLARIFEGRMVDRASWFALTGGEPLFTEGDPADTLYLVRSGRLGVFRMEADQPPHMLGVVKAGEPVGEMAMLAGTPHTATVVALRDSEILALPREAFFEAARTEPDLMVELSRLMIHRARERTAGASEPSVFGFVSARPRPIRAFVERIAAAIQAMGFTCQVIDQSALASASEWFSRVEGDHDYVLYVAEQDQPAWASLCARQVDRMFIVGSGLLAPPSAVPRRQGFGDGRRLTDLILLRDPRMHHPANTRVWLDAIQPDRWFHCMEGVASDAERIARVVTGTAVGLVLSGGGARAYCHIGAIRALEETKVPIDFAGGASMGAVVAAGPALGWSFERLDFEIRRAFVESDPLSDLAVPIIAMSRARKVARLLEQAYGDIDLADLALPFFAVSSNLTSGRIEAHRTGLMRRAMRASIAIPGVLPPVVMDGQVLVDGAVLKNFPTSVMRQLNSGPIIGVDMSQTRGVDPQALENPPSWWKWVLSGAWKAGPPIVSILMRSATITTDAEMTQSRADADVLILPQVAGSDIRDWKTYDGPVAIGYEATKAALADLACPVTQMRHCPSAPPAPSPAP; this is encoded by the coding sequence ATGGCCACGCTTCGCCCCGACACGCTGGCGACCTCGCTCGCGCGAATTTTCGAAGGTCGCATGGTCGACCGGGCCAGCTGGTTTGCGCTGACCGGCGGCGAGCCGCTGTTCACCGAGGGCGATCCGGCCGACACCCTTTATCTGGTTCGCTCCGGCCGTCTGGGCGTGTTTCGGATGGAGGCGGATCAGCCGCCGCACATGCTGGGCGTGGTCAAGGCGGGCGAGCCGGTGGGCGAGATGGCCATGCTGGCCGGCACGCCGCACACCGCCACCGTCGTCGCCCTGCGGGACAGCGAGATCCTGGCCCTGCCGCGCGAAGCCTTCTTCGAGGCCGCCCGCACCGAACCGGACCTGATGGTCGAGCTGTCGCGGCTGATGATCCACCGCGCCCGCGAACGCACCGCCGGCGCGTCCGAGCCCAGCGTCTTCGGCTTCGTCTCTGCCCGCCCCCGCCCCATCCGCGCCTTCGTCGAACGCATCGCCGCCGCCATCCAGGCCATGGGCTTCACCTGTCAGGTCATCGACCAGTCGGCCCTGGCCTCGGCGTCCGAATGGTTCAGCCGGGTGGAGGGCGACCACGACTACGTCCTCTATGTCGCCGAACAGGATCAGCCCGCCTGGGCCAGCCTGTGCGCGCGTCAGGTAGACCGGATGTTCATCGTCGGCAGCGGCCTGCTGGCGCCGCCGTCCGCCGTGCCGCGCCGCCAAGGCTTCGGCGACGGCCGCCGCCTGACCGACCTGATCCTGCTGCGCGATCCGCGCATGCATCATCCGGCCAACACCCGCGTCTGGCTGGATGCGATACAGCCCGATCGCTGGTTCCATTGCATGGAGGGCGTGGCCTCGGACGCCGAGCGCATCGCCCGCGTCGTCACCGGCACGGCGGTCGGCCTGGTCCTGTCGGGCGGAGGCGCGCGGGCCTATTGCCACATTGGCGCGATCAGGGCCCTGGAAGAGACCAAGGTGCCCATCGACTTCGCAGGCGGCGCCTCCATGGGCGCGGTCGTCGCCGCCGGCCCGGCCCTGGGCTGGTCATTCGAACGGCTGGATTTCGAGATTCGGCGCGCCTTCGTCGAGTCCGACCCGCTGTCGGACCTCGCGGTGCCGATCATCGCCATGTCCCGCGCCCGAAAGGTCGCCCGTCTGCTGGAACAGGCTTACGGCGACATCGATCTGGCGGACCTGGCCCTGCCTTTCTTCGCCGTCTCTTCGAACCTGACCTCGGGCCGGATCGAGGCGCACCGCACCGGCCTGATGCGTCGGGCCATGCGCGCCTCCATCGCCATTCCCGGCGTCCTGCCGCCGGTCGTCATGGACGGTCAGGTGCTGGTGGACGGCGCCGTGCTGAAGAATTTCCCCACCAGCGTGATGCGTCAACTGAACAGCGGCCCCATCATCGGCGTGGACATGTCCCAAACGCGCGGCGTCGATCCCCAGGCGCTGGAGAATCCGCCGTCCTGGTGGAAATGGGTCCTGTCCGGAGCCTGGAAGGCCGGCCCGCCCATCGTCTCGATCCTGATGCGCTCGGCCACCATTACCACCGACGCCGAGATGACCCAGTCGCGCGCCGACGCCGACGTCCTGATCCTGCCCCAGGTCGCCGGCAGCGATATTCGCGACTGGAAGACCTACGACGGCCCCGTCGCCATCGGCTACGAGGCGACAAAGGCGGCGCTCGCCGACCTTGCCTGCCCCGTCACCCAGATGCGCCACTGCCCCAGCGCGCCCCCGGCGCCTTCACCCGCCCCTTAA
- a CDS encoding peptidoglycan DD-metalloendopeptidase family protein: MISGWMRAVLVAGAALSTAACISYPSEPRYSTHANPAPAYGPGQGAYPQQPTYPNAGQNSNQPYRPAPYESPPPATAPIGQVDGGALPPTVNVGPSQPAYQPPASQPPAYTPPSYPSSSAPVRPGAAYVIQPGDTISGVGRRFQTPVQTLIDLNGLGPRGAITTGQRIILPEAAVDTGRDPYATGASPVGVLVPNNGSVPPPPPPPSGNAALPVQTRPIEQTNAGAVTGQPNLLWPVRGDIVRRFGPVGMGERNNGINIGASAGAPVSASAAGRVAYVGSDLVGQGLTVLIVHANGWRTVYGHLGSATVKDGDDVRAGQQIGTVGLTAGDGRPSIHFETRQMRGDDPVAVDPLTVLPR, from the coding sequence ATGATTTCGGGCTGGATGAGAGCGGTTCTGGTCGCGGGGGCGGCGTTGAGCACGGCGGCCTGCATCAGCTATCCTTCGGAGCCGCGCTATTCGACGCATGCGAACCCGGCGCCGGCCTATGGTCCGGGGCAGGGTGCCTACCCGCAGCAGCCGACCTATCCGAACGCCGGCCAGAATTCGAACCAGCCCTATCGTCCCGCCCCCTATGAATCGCCGCCGCCCGCGACGGCGCCGATCGGTCAGGTGGACGGCGGGGCCTTACCGCCGACGGTCAATGTCGGTCCGAGCCAACCGGCCTACCAGCCGCCGGCGTCGCAGCCGCCCGCCTATACGCCACCATCCTATCCGTCGTCGTCGGCCCCGGTGCGTCCGGGCGCGGCCTATGTGATCCAACCGGGCGACACGATCTCGGGCGTGGGACGCCGCTTCCAGACGCCGGTGCAGACACTGATCGATCTGAATGGCCTGGGGCCGCGCGGGGCGATCACGACGGGCCAGCGAATCATACTGCCTGAAGCGGCGGTGGATACCGGCCGCGATCCTTACGCGACCGGCGCCTCGCCCGTCGGCGTCCTGGTGCCCAACAATGGCTCCGTGCCGCCGCCCCCGCCGCCGCCCTCGGGCAATGCAGCTCTGCCGGTCCAGACGCGCCCTATCGAACAGACCAACGCTGGCGCCGTCACCGGTCAGCCAAACCTGCTGTGGCCAGTGCGCGGCGACATCGTGCGGCGGTTCGGCCCGGTCGGCATGGGCGAGCGGAACAACGGCATCAACATCGGCGCCTCGGCCGGCGCGCCGGTCAGCGCCTCTGCGGCAGGGCGTGTGGCCTATGTCGGCAGCGATCTGGTGGGGCAGGGGCTTACGGTGCTGATCGTGCACGCCAACGGCTGGCGCACGGTCTATGGCCATCTGGGTTCGGCGACGGTCAAGGACGGCGACGACGTGCGCGCCGGCCAGCAGATCGGCACCGTGGGTCTGACGGCCGGCGACGGACGCCCCTCGATCCACTTCGAGACCCGTCAGATGCGCGGCGACGATCCGGTCGCCGTCGATCCTTTGACAGTGTTGCCCAGGTAG
- the yajC gene encoding preprotein translocase subunit YajC: MGAEGGLTAQLIGFAPIIGIFILFYFLLIRPQQKRAKEHATAIAAVKRGDTVVLGSGMIGKVTRVEEAEVNVEIAPSVNVRVVKAMIAEVRNRTAIAANDSKA, translated from the coding sequence ATGGGCGCTGAAGGCGGCTTGACGGCGCAGTTGATCGGGTTTGCGCCCATCATCGGTATTTTCATCCTGTTTTACTTCCTGCTGATCCGTCCGCAGCAGAAGCGCGCCAAGGAACACGCGACCGCCATCGCCGCCGTCAAGCGTGGCGACACGGTCGTCCTGGGCAGCGGCATGATCGGCAAGGTCACCCGCGTCGAAGAGGCCGAGGTCAACGTCGAGATCGCGCCCAGCGTCAATGTGCGCGTGGTCAAGGCCATGATCGCCGAGGTGCGCAACCGCACCGCCATCGCCGCCAACGATTCCAAGGCCTGA
- a CDS encoding protein-L-isoaspartate(D-aspartate) O-methyltransferase codes for MNLHDDRAGRLILSLRQQGVTDPRVLKAMESIDRAVFVHEKFLDQAWEDQALPIDCAQTISQPYIVGLMTQALEVQARHRVLEIGTGSGYQCAVLSRLARYVYSVERYRSLLVEAEARLRVLKIENVITKHGDGGLGWAEQAPFDRIMVTAASPTEPTELLKQLKPNGVLVAPVGRTSVQMLHRYVGQGDGSFHRESLTEVRFVPLVEGTAKEG; via the coding sequence ATGAATCTGCACGACGACCGGGCCGGGCGGCTGATCCTGTCGCTGCGGCAGCAGGGGGTCACGGACCCGCGCGTGCTGAAGGCGATGGAGAGCATCGACCGCGCGGTCTTCGTGCATGAGAAGTTCCTGGATCAGGCGTGGGAGGATCAGGCCCTGCCGATCGACTGCGCCCAGACGATCAGCCAGCCCTATATCGTCGGACTGATGACCCAGGCGCTGGAGGTGCAGGCGCGTCATCGGGTTTTGGAGATCGGCACCGGCAGCGGATACCAGTGCGCGGTGCTGAGCCGGCTGGCGCGCTATGTCTATTCGGTGGAGCGGTATCGCAGTCTGCTGGTCGAGGCCGAAGCGCGACTGCGGGTGCTGAAGATCGAGAACGTCATCACCAAGCACGGCGACGGCGGCCTGGGCTGGGCCGAACAGGCGCCCTTCGACCGGATCATGGTCACGGCCGCCTCGCCGACCGAGCCGACCGAACTGCTGAAACAGCTGAAGCCGAACGGGGTGCTGGTCGCGCCTGTGGGACGCACGTCGGTGCAGATGCTGCATCGCTACGTCGGGCAGGGCGACGGGTCGTTCCACCGCGAAAGTCTGACGGAAGTGCGTTTCGTGCCCCTGGTCGAGGGGACGGCGAAGGAGGGATAG
- the surE gene encoding 5'/3'-nucleotidase SurE, with protein sequence MRILLTNDDGIEAEGLECLERIARTLSDDVWVCAPAVEQSGKGRGITLTEPLRVLNLGEKRFAVTGTPTDCVVLAVNDLMPEKPDLVLSGVNRGHNIGEDVSYSGTVAGALQGMAFGIRSIALSQSLERFHDEVVAHWETAEAFAPAIISRLLEQKWANGVVMNLNFPNRPPEAVDQVEVTTQGFRNVGEMHAVRRTDLRGRDYYWMSFRGEKQEHAEGTDLRAIEEGRISVTPLHIDLTHMTSVHDLKKVLGGAPPKSVATAA encoded by the coding sequence ATGCGTATTCTTCTGACCAACGACGACGGCATCGAGGCCGAAGGTCTGGAATGCCTCGAGCGGATCGCGCGCACGCTGAGCGACGACGTGTGGGTGTGCGCGCCCGCCGTCGAACAGTCGGGCAAGGGGCGGGGGATCACCCTGACCGAGCCGCTGCGGGTGCTGAACCTGGGCGAGAAGCGGTTCGCCGTGACGGGAACGCCGACCGACTGCGTCGTGCTGGCGGTCAATGACCTGATGCCGGAGAAGCCCGATCTGGTCCTGTCGGGCGTCAATCGCGGGCACAATATAGGCGAGGACGTCAGCTATTCCGGCACAGTGGCGGGCGCCTTGCAGGGGATGGCGTTCGGCATCCGCTCCATCGCCCTGAGCCAGAGCCTGGAGCGGTTCCACGACGAGGTGGTCGCGCATTGGGAGACGGCTGAGGCCTTCGCGCCTGCGATCATCAGCCGCCTGCTGGAGCAGAAATGGGCGAACGGGGTGGTGATGAACCTGAACTTCCCCAACCGGCCGCCCGAAGCGGTCGATCAGGTCGAGGTGACGACCCAGGGCTTCCGCAACGTCGGCGAGATGCACGCGGTGCGGCGCACGGACCTGCGCGGACGGGACTATTACTGGATGAGCTTCCGGGGTGAAAAGCAGGAGCATGCCGAGGGCACGGACCTGCGGGCCATCGAGGAGGGGCGGATCTCGGTCACGCCGCTGCATATCGACCTGACGCACATGACCAGCGTGCATGACCTGAAGAAGGTGCTGGGCGGGGCGCCGCCGAAGAGCGTGGCGACCGCTGCATGA
- the serS gene encoding serine--tRNA ligase encodes MHDIRAIRENPQVYVAGWSSRGVDEADGLVADILRLDGELRHAQTTGQDALAKRNAASKLIGAAMGRKDMGEADRLKAEVEALKGDIAAAAEVEARVGKELRDLLAAQKNLAAEDVPDGEDEAGNVEVSTWGEPRRIGPAKDHADLGEALDMLDFEAAAKMSGARFAVLKGQLARLERAVGQFMLDMQTDQHGYLEVNPPLLVNDESMFGTGQLPKFGEDLFYPTEVRKPPKRENLSRDLKELRNFLAHKQFSVRPGSLSQEDWGLWARLDQLGFDDLLEAEVYQLLDALERAHVQGIEGRRWLIPTAEVSLTNLVRETILSEDDLTTPMRMTALTPCFRAEAGSAGRDTRGLIRQHQFSKVEMVSIARPEDSDAEHERMTACAEAVLKALELPFRRMLLCKGDMGFSAQKTFDLEVWLPSQGTYREISSCSNCGDFQARRMDARFKRAGEKKTEFVHTLNGSGLAVGRTLVAIMENYQRDDGRIAVPAVLQPYMGGLQVVGG; translated from the coding sequence ATGCACGACATCAGAGCCATTCGCGAGAACCCCCAGGTTTACGTGGCGGGCTGGTCGTCGCGCGGGGTGGACGAGGCCGATGGGCTGGTGGCGGACATCCTGCGGCTGGACGGCGAACTGCGTCACGCCCAGACGACGGGGCAGGACGCCCTGGCCAAGCGCAATGCGGCCTCCAAGCTGATCGGCGCTGCGATGGGGCGTAAGGACATGGGCGAGGCCGATAGGCTGAAAGCCGAGGTCGAGGCGCTGAAAGGCGATATCGCGGCGGCGGCCGAGGTCGAAGCGCGTGTCGGCAAGGAGCTGCGCGACCTGCTGGCGGCGCAGAAAAACCTGGCGGCCGAGGATGTGCCGGACGGTGAGGACGAGGCGGGCAATGTCGAGGTCTCGACCTGGGGCGAGCCGCGTCGCATCGGTCCGGCCAAGGACCACGCCGACCTGGGCGAGGCCCTGGACATGCTGGACTTCGAGGCGGCGGCGAAGATGTCGGGCGCGCGGTTCGCAGTGCTGAAGGGGCAGCTGGCGCGGCTGGAACGGGCCGTGGGCCAGTTCATGCTGGATATGCAGACGGATCAGCACGGGTATCTGGAGGTAAACCCGCCGCTTCTGGTAAATGACGAATCCATGTTTGGAACGGGTCAGTTGCCAAAGTTTGGCGAGGACCTGTTTTATCCTACTGAAGTTCGCAAGCCGCCGAAGCGCGAAAACTTGTCTCGCGACTTGAAAGAGCTACGCAATTTTCTGGCTCACAAGCAGTTTTCTGTCCGACCAGGTTCATTGTCGCAAGAAGACTGGGGGTTATGGGCGCGTCTGGACCAACTCGGTTTCGACGATCTGCTGGAAGCGGAAGTTTATCAGCTCCTAGATGCCCTGGAACGGGCCCACGTGCAGGGTATTGAGGGGCGTCGCTGGCTCATCCCTACCGCCGAAGTCTCCCTGACCAATCTCGTGCGCGAGACCATCCTGTCTGAGGACGACCTCACCACGCCGATGCGGATGACGGCGTTGACGCCGTGCTTCCGGGCCGAGGCGGGGTCGGCGGGGCGCGATACGCGCGGGCTGATCCGCCAGCACCAGTTCTCGAAGGTCGAGATGGTGTCCATCGCGCGGCCGGAGGACTCAGACGCCGAGCACGAGCGGATGACGGCCTGTGCGGAGGCGGTGCTGAAGGCGCTGGAGCTGCCGTTCCGGCGGATGCTGCTGTGCAAGGGCGACATGGGCTTTTCGGCGCAGAAGACCTTCGACCTGGAGGTCTGGCTGCCCAGCCAGGGGACCTATCGCGAGATCAGCAGCTGCTCGAACTGCGGGGACTTCCAGGCGCGGCGCATGGATGCGCGGTTTAAGCGCGCCGGCGAGAAGAAGACCGAGTTCGTCCATACGCTGAACGGCTCTGGCCTGGCGGTCGGCCGGACGCTTGTGGCGATCATGGAAAACTATCAGCGAGACGACGGGCGGATCGCCGTGCCGGCGGTGTTGCAGCCCTATATGGGCGGTCTGCAGGTCGTGGGCGGCTGA
- a CDS encoding TVP38/TMEM64 family protein — protein MRWIIEFLSNMEARRWRAVLATTLLLGAMIALFAVGKSQLGLEAEGRLEDWLGGFRQGPWGLVAAIVVFTVSAFFGAPQFILIAACVVAFGPWFGFLYSWIATVVSAGVTYWLGRGPTARLLARHGGKTVGRLTRFVGKNAFYASFMIRNVPSAPFIVVNMAFGAARASFPGFLAGCALGVLPKTALVAFFGGSFMTAVSGDGIWTSAILAGVALAWLALMLLVRELVKRREIARGD, from the coding sequence ATGCGCTGGATCATCGAGTTTCTGTCGAACATGGAGGCGCGTCGCTGGCGCGCCGTGCTGGCGACGACCCTGCTGCTGGGCGCGATGATCGCCCTGTTCGCCGTGGGCAAGAGCCAGTTGGGGCTGGAGGCCGAAGGGCGTCTGGAAGACTGGCTGGGCGGGTTTCGTCAGGGACCTTGGGGGCTGGTCGCCGCCATCGTGGTGTTCACGGTCTCGGCCTTCTTCGGCGCCCCACAGTTCATCCTGATCGCCGCCTGCGTCGTAGCGTTCGGGCCGTGGTTCGGCTTCCTCTACAGTTGGATCGCAACGGTCGTGTCTGCGGGCGTGACCTACTGGCTGGGACGCGGACCCACGGCGCGGCTGCTGGCGCGGCACGGCGGCAAGACGGTCGGACGGCTGACGCGGTTCGTCGGCAAGAACGCCTTCTACGCCAGCTTCATGATCCGCAACGTGCCGTCTGCGCCGTTCATCGTCGTCAACATGGCGTTCGGGGCGGCGAGGGCGTCGTTCCCGGGCTTTCTGGCGGGGTGCGCGCTGGGCGTATTGCCGAAGACCGCTCTGGTCGCCTTCTTCGGCGGATCCTTCATGACGGCGGTCAGCGGCGACGGGATCTGGACCTCGGCCATATTGGCTGGCGTGGCGCTGGCTTGGCTGGCTCTGATGCTGTTGGTGCGTGAACTGGTCAAGCGGCGCGAGATCGCGCGCGGCGACTGA